GCCACATCCGCGCGTACCGGCCGCGCGCGGCGAGCAGATCGTCGTGGCGGCCTCGCTCGACGACACGGCCCTCGTCGAGCACGAGGATCTGATCCGCCCGGGTGATCGTGGAGAGCCGATGCGCGATCACGAGCAGCGTCCGATGCGCGGTGAGCGCGGACAGCGCGTCCTGGATCTGAGCCTCCGCATGCGGGTCCGCCAGTGCGGTGGCCTCGTCCAGGATGAGCAGCGGCGTGTCCGCGAGCAGTGCGCGGGCGATGGAGAGGCGCTGTGCCTCGCCACCGGAGAGGCGCAGCTCGGTGCCGATCACGGAGTCGTATCCGCGAGGCGCGGCGAGGATCCGCTCGTGGATCCGCGCCGCCTCCGCCGCCGCACGCACCTCGGCCTCGGTCGCCTCTGGTCGGCCCAGTCGGATGTTCTCCAGCACCGAGGTGCGCAGCAGCGCCACGTCCTGGAAGACGAAGCCGATGTTGCGGTACAGCGTCGTGGTGTCGAGATCTCGGACGTCGGTGCCGCCCAGGGTGATCGAGCCCGCGGTGACGTCGTGGAAGCGCGCCACCAGCATCGCCAGCGTCGACTTGCCCGCCCCGGAGGGGCCGACGAGCGCGGTGACCGTGCCGGGGCGCAGGTCCAGGCTCACGCCGCGCAGCACGTCGTCGGCGTCCGCTCGGTAGGCGAAGCTCACCTCCTTGACCCGGACCTCCGTTCCCTCGATCCGCCCCGGCCCCGAGGGGGCCGGGAGAACGGGCTCGTTCAGGAGCTCGGTCACGGCCCGTGCCGCCGACATTCCGCCCCGCAGGTTCTGCAGTCGCGTTCCGATCGTCGCCATCGGGGCCGCCAGAGGCGGCGCCAGCAAGGCGAAGGGCACGATCGCGGCGGCGGGCATCCAGCCGGCGATGATCATCACGGCTCCGGCGCACATCACGAGGATGAGCACCGCGGGCGCGGAGACCACCGACTGCGACGCGGCCGTGATCGTCGTGGTCCGTCCCGCCCACGTGCTGAAGAAGTCGTGGAAGGCATCGGCGGCGGCGAGGAAGCGTCGGTGCGCGCGGCGGTGCGCGCCGAAGGTCTTCACCACGGCGATGCCGTCGACGAACTCCGACACCCCCGCGTTGATCTCCTGCTGCGCACGGGCGTAGTCGGCGAACTGGTCCGCGGATCCGCTCATCGCCCGCGCGAAGAGGACGACGCCGAGAAGCAGCGGGATCATGCTGATCAGCGCCAGCCGCCAGTCGATCAGGAGGAGATAGACCAGGGCGGTCAGCGGCGTGACCACCAGGGACACGATGTCGAGCAGTGCGTGTGCGACCAGGTGGTGCAGGCTGTGCACGTCATCGTGCAGGACCTTGCCGAACCGCGTGGGCCCGTCGGCCAGCAGACGTCCGAGCGGCACCCGACTCAATCGCTCGGCCATCCCGCCGCGGAGGTGGTGTTGGAGTCTGTTGTCCGCGAGGTGACTCATGAGGTTGGCGGCGGCGGACAGGAGCAGGGCCGCGATCGTCGCCGCCACGCCGACGGCCACCGACGGCCACACGGTCGTGTCGGAGCTCCGGTCGAGCAGCACCATGCCGATCTCGGACACCATGATGAGCGGAATCACCGTGAGCGCGGCGGCCAGTGCCTGCAGCACCACCGCGACGGCGAGCGTGCCGCGCACCGGTCTCAGCAGCGTCATCGGTTCGTCTCCGCATTCCCGCGTCCGACGCGGTCGCGACGACGACCGCTCCCGCGTGGGCCGGCCGCGCCGCCTGTGAGTCCTCCGTCATCGATCCATGCCGGATCGCCGGCGGCCGTCCGATCCGGACGCCTCCCACCCCGCTCCGGCCTCGTCATCGCCTCGGGCCCTGCCATCCGCATCCCTTCACCAGATCTCGTGATCGTCTTCCGGCCCGGACGTCGAGCGGAGTCGGGCCGCCCGGGCCGGTGACCGGCGGGGCCGACCGAGCTGGCTACCACGGGTCGCCGAGCATCGCGCCCGCGTCCGTCGCGATTCGACTTCGAACGGCCGGACAACGGGCGCCCCGCGACCGAGTCCCGGTCGTCCGGTGCAGGCGCGCCGCCCGCCGCCGGACCAGGACGTCGACATCCTCCGACCAGACATCAAGCGGTCATGATAATCATCTTCACTAAGATGGTCGCATCTCCGCTTCCGTCGACGACGCGAGGGGTCGGCGTCCGGTACTCCGGCGAACCGACGCGACAGGTCGCCGACGGAGGCGGACCGCGAGGCCTCCCGATCGAATCCACCCCGTGAGGTCTCATACCGAGCCGTGCGCCGCCCGCGCGGCCAGACCCTGCCGATCCGCGCCGCCGAACCGGTGGGCAGCAGACACCGTCGCCATGCAGCACGCGGAACGCCAGGCACGGGGCCATGCCGAGAGGTGACCGAACCGGGCGCCGGCGATCTGGTGAGCGACCTGTCGTGTCCATCTCGACGGGCATGCCCGACCGAGCAGCGGAATCCTCGAGACTGCCGCAACCGCACCCGGCACACCCCGCCGCAGGGCCGTCCGGCCATCCGAACCGTGCCCGCCCCGCGGCGCACGCCCGGGCACGGCAGGATCGACGGGCGGGCGGCGTCATCGTCCCCCGGAGCGCCCGACCGGCAGGTCATCCACCGTGTCCGGCGCCGTCGTGCCTCAGCCGGAGTCCTCGTGCTCGTGCGGATCGGCGTGATCGTGCACCTCACCCCCGTGCTCGGGTCGCAGCCGACCGCCGTCCAACCCGGTCACGGCCACCACGATCAGCAGCACGGCGATGACGGCCACCAGTATTCGCCCGGCCAGCCGCGACCAGGCGGGCAGCAGACCCTGCCGCTCCGCCGCCATGTCGAGCCGCTCCCCGCGCCGGGCAGGTCTGATCAGCCGCCAGAGCAGGAGCAGAGCGATCGGGACCTGGAGCAGCCAGAGCACCGTGCGCGGCCAGCCCTCGTACCAGACATTGGTGCTGTAGAGCAGTGTGTGCCACACGCTGAGGGCGTAGACGACGATGATGAACCGGTGCAGGACCCGCCAGGCCCTGGCCCCGATCCGCCTGCGGAAGTAGTACGCCAGGCCGAGCGGGATCGCGAGGTAGAACGCGGCCTGCCCGATCGGCATCGCGATCCAGCCGGTGCTGCCGTCATGTCCACCAGGCACGAAGGCTCGGACGAAGGCGGCGAGGATGCGTTCACCCCACGCGGCGGGCGCCCTGTCGCGGACCACCTGCACGGCGTACAGCAACGCATGGGCCGCCGTCAGGCTGAGCACGCTGAGGCTGGTGGTGCGATGCAGGCGTTCGATCCTGGCGGGCTGCCAGCGCAGCCACCCCGGCCGGGGACCTGAGACCAGGAGTCCCAGGACGACGGCGAGATAGGCCCAGAGCAGCGCGGACCAGCCGAAGGCCTGACTGAGGAAGTAGACCCAGTACCGGTCGGCGTCGGCCATGTAGGGGATCACGGACACGGTGTCCGAGTGGCCCGCGCGTACGCGAAGGTAGAGGAACACGAACACCGACGCGGTGATGAGCAGGGCGATGCCGAGGTCGAGGGCGGAGCCTCGCAGGTCGGCGGCGAATCCGGACGGCGCACGGCCGGAGCGCCCGCGCCCCTCGCCTGTGGACACGCTCGGATCAGTGGTCGTCTCGTTCGGTCTTCTCCTCGGTTCGGGTCTGGTCGGCATCGTCTCTCCTTTGAGATCAGCGCTCCCCGCTGCGGTGCATCACGTCGCTGATGACCTTCGCCAGAAGCAGGGGTGGAACCGAGAGCGGAAGGAGTTCATCCGGCACCCGCCGGGGGCGACCCGGCCTCCGACTCGATCGACTCGCCCGCACGATGCCGACAGCCGTCGAGCAGTGCGTCCAGACCGCTCTCGAAGACGGTGTCCATGCCGAGCGTGAAGAAGCGGTCGCCGACGCGGGCGGCGGCCGGATATCGAGCGGGGTCGACGGTGGACAGTCCGGACACGAATGCGCGCGCCCGGTCCGGCATGGCCTGCCGCGCACGGGCATCCGCCGCGTCCTCGACGCTGACGCGGGAGAAGACCCAGCTCATGATCAGGGCGCAGGTCCGGGCAGCCGTCTCGTCGTCGAACCGGGCTCGCACCATGCCTTCCGCGAGGTCGTCGAGCAGTCGGTAGGCCTGTTCACCAGCAGGGCCGTTCGCCGTCAACCACGCCGCCAACCCGGGGAACCGGCGGAGGCCGCTCCGCTGCGCGTGGGCCCAGGCGCGCGCATTGCGATGCCAGGGAGCGGCCGGGTCGAGACGCGGTCGGATGAGCTTCCCCGCCTCGTCGGCCACGAGCCGATTGAGCGCCTCCCGGTTCTCGACATAGCGGTAGATCGCCATCGGCGTCACCGCGAGCCGCTCGGCGAGCACCCGCATGGACATCGAGGCGAAGCCCCCCTCGGCCGCGATGTCCAGCGCCGCCCGGACGACGGCGGCCCGGTCCAGGCCGGCAGCAGGCATGTGGCTCACCCCTCAATTGACAATCATTTTCGTCAGTGCCTAGTCTACGGCGTATAGTACGCGCGGTCCGGCTCCTCCCGAGCCCGTCGTGCCGCGCGCCGGACAGGTAAGGGCACCTCTCGTGGTTGAACTCGATCGTCGTCGCTTTCTCGGGCTGGGCGCCTTCACGGCCGCCGTCCTCGCATCCGGGCTCGCCGGATGCGGCACGGCCGCACCCGCACCGACCACTGGCCGGCTACGCGCGGCGTTCCCCGGCGGAGGCGCGGGCGAGACACTGAACTATCTGGTCGGGCCCACGGCGCTGGACTTCGTCCGCGCCCGGCTGGTCCACGCCGCCCTCGGGATGATCGACGTCACCGAGGCGGACGGGGTGCGGTACGGTGCGCTGGAGTCCATCGACATCAGCGACGACCTGATGACGTACACGCTGCGCGTGCGTCCGAACATCACCTTCACCGACGGCTCACCCCTGACCTCCGACGACATCCTCTACTCGCTGCGCGCCCCGGCGCTGCTCCAAGGGCTGCCGTTCACCCAGATCGTCGGGCGCGACTTCGACCTCGACGCCGCCGCGATCGAAGACGACCACACGCTGATCCTTCCCACCCGGCACCCCGTCGCGGACGGCAGGCTGCTGCTGTGTCAGAGCATGTTGGCGATCAAGGCGGGCACCACGGAGTTCACGATCGACACCCCCTCGTGCGGACCGTTCGTGATCTCGGCCTTCCAGGCAGGACAGGAGACCCTGCTGACCCGCAACCCCGACTACTTCGGAGCGGTCATCGGCGACGAACCGACACTCGACGAGATCCAGCTCCTCTCGATCGCCGACGACGACGCCAGGGCCGCGGCGCTCACCGGAGGGCAGGCCGACTTCATCAGCGGCATCACTCCCGCGCTGGCGCGCAACCTCGACGGCACCGAGGGTGTGCACGTGACGACCGGCGAACTGCCCTACGCCTCCTACCTGCGATTCACGATGAACCCGAACTTCGAGCCGTTCGCTGACGTCCGGGTCCGGCAGGCCTTCAAACTCGCCGTCGACCGGCAGGCCATCGTGGACAACGTCTACTACGGCCGGGCGTACGTCGGAAACGACGTCCCCGCCCTGGGATTCCCCACCTACCACTCGGCGCTCGAACAACGGGCCTACGACCCGGACGCGGCACGGGACCTGGTGGAACAGGCCGGTCACAGCGGCATGAGCGTCGAGCTGACCGTCGGCCCCGAACTACCCGGAATGGTCGAGACCGCGACGCTGATCGTCGAGAACCTCAGATCCATCGGGGTCGACGCCGTTCTCGTCGAGCTGCCCGCGGGACAGCTGTTCGCCGACTACGAGGCCTATACGGCGCTGCCCTTCGCCGCGGGGTACAACCCGGCCGCGCTCTTCGAGCCGAATCACACGCCGGGAGTGCTGCCCGAGGTCGACGCCCTGGTGATCACCGCGCGTGGCGGAGCGACGGCGGAGGAACGGCTGACGGCCTCGCACCAGGCACAACAGCTGCTGTGGGCGGACGGGAACCAGATCGGACCGGTGTTCGTCCCGGGCATCGACGCCGCCGTCGACGCGGTGAGCGGCGTACGAGACCAGCAGTTCCCCGACTTGACGATCGCACGCCTGACGGCATGAGGACCACCGACGGCGTGCTCGCGTTCGTCGTGTCCCGCCTCCTCGTCGCGGTCGTCACGCTGGGGGTGCTCTCGGTCGTCGTGTTCTGGGCCACCGAGGTCCTGCCCGGCGATGCCGTCGGCGTCCTCTCGGGCAGTGACGCGACCGAGGCCGAGCGCGCCGCCGTGCGCGATGCGCTCGGCCTCGACCGGCCGGCTCCCGAGCGTTACCTGGACTGGATCGGCGGCGCGCTGCGCGGCGACCTCGGCGTCTCCATGGTCTCCGGCCGACCGGTGGACGAGATCCTGCTCCCCAGGCTCGTCAACACGCTCGTGCTCGTGGGCACAGCGGTGGTGCTGATCGCCGTGGTGTCGGTGACGATCGGGCTGCTCGCAGGCATGCGGGCGAACCGCGCGCTCGACCGCGTGCTCAGTTCGGCCACGATGGGGCTGATCGCGACGCCCGACTTCCTGCTCGCGACCCTGCTGCTCACCGTCTTCGCCACGATGCTGGGCGTGCTCCCCGCCGTGTCGCTCGTCCCGCTGGGCGACTTCGCCTGGCAGCATGTCGAACTCCTCGTCCTGCCCACCGCGGCATTGGTGCTCGGCGGCCTCGGCGGCACCACGCGACTCGTCCGATCCAGCGTGATCAGCGTCGTGCGCAGTCCCTACATCGAGAACGCCCGGCTGAACGGCGCCCGCGGCCTGCACCTGGCGCTGGCGCACGTCCTGCCCAACGCCCTCGGGCCGGGGGTGCAGGCGCTCGCGATCATGGCGGCCGGGCTGCTCGGCGGCGGGATCGTCGTCGAGACGCTGTTCAACTACCCCGGCATCGGCTTCGAACTCACCCAGGCGGTGGCGACTCGCGACGTGCCGGTCGTGGCGGGTCTGAGTCTGGCGTTGAGTGCCTGCACACTGGTGATCCTGCTGCTGGGAGACCTGACCGCCCGCCTGCTCGGTGGACGCGCACGTCGGGGAGACGGCGAGTGAGGGCCGTCCGCCACATCGTCGGCGTCGTCCTGTTCGCGGTGCTGCTGTTCGGTCTCCTCGGGCCGTTCCTCCCCCTGGGTTCCACGACGGCGGTCCAGGGAGCGCCCTTCGCCTCGGCGTCCGTCGCGCATCCGCTGGGAACCGACTTCCTCGGCCGTGACACGCTGGCTCGGGTGGCCGCGGGCGGGCAGACGTTGATCCTGCAGGCGCTCGCCGCCACCGCCGCCGTGAGCGTCGTCGGCATCCTGCTGGGCGCGGCGACGGGTATGGCCGCCGGACGTCGGGCAGCCGTGCCGCTGCGAGTCCTCGACGGCCTCTCGGCGCTGCCTCCGCTGTTCGTCCTCGTGCTGCTGGCCTCGGGCTCTCCCGGCGACGATCTCCTGGTGGTGGCCGCGATCGCGACCGTCACCACGCCCTTCTCCGTCCGGGTCATCCGCGAGGCGACGCACCAGATCCGCGACACCGCGTTCGCCAGGACGGCCTGGGCCAGGGGCGACGGCGTCCTGCATCGCCTCCGCCACGACGTGCTCCCCGGGATCGCCGAGGCGGTCTGGGCCGACGCGGGCGTCCGCTTCGTCGCGGCCGTCCAGCTCGCGGCGACAGCGGGCTTCCTCGGGCTCACCGCGGGCGCACCGACGGCGAACTGGGGCCGGATGGTCCGAGAGAACCTCGTGGGAGCGACGATCAACCCGCTGCCCGTCCTGGTGCCCTCGATTCTGATCATCGCGCTGGCACTCGGCTTCACCCTGCTCACCGATCGTCTCTCCGCGCGTACGGGCGCCGACATCAGCGGGGCGGCGGTCGTGTGAACACCGTGACGATCGACGAACTCAGTGTTCACGCGGGCGATCGGCCCATCGTGGACTCCGTCTCCCTCCACGTCACCCCGGGAGAGATCGTCGGGCTGGGCGGGCGATCAGGGGCGGGGAAGACGACGCTGCTGCACACCATGATCGGCAGGCTGGGCGCCGGGCTGCGACAGACCGCCGGTGACATCCGCGTCTGCGGCGAGGACCCGTCGTGCCCCGAAGGCCGACGGAGACTGCGCGGGACTCAGGTCACCTTCCTCCCGCAGGATGCGGCGGGCGCGCTCAATCCGGCCCGGCGAGTGCACTGGCACCTGGACCAGATGCTGCGCCGCACGCGCCCGGCACTGTCACGGGCACAGCGCGCGGCGGAGATCGCCGAGATCCTCGACACGGTACGGTTGTCGCCAGGGCTGCTGCGCTCCTACCCGACGGAACTCTCCGGTGGTCAGGCGCAGCGGGTCGCCCTCGCCGCGGCGCTGCTGCCCCGACCGAGGCTGCTGCTGCTCGACGAGCCCACCAGTAATGTCAGCGCGGCGACCGCACGCGAGTTGGCAGCCGTACTCGGTCAGGCAGCCGTACTCGGTCAGGCGTCTGAGATCGGTCAGGCGGCCGGGCCGATGTCGATCGTCATGGTCAGCCACGACCGGGACCTCCTCGCCGGTCTCGCGCACCGGGTTCACCACGTCGCTGACGGCCGCATCGTGCCGACGCCCCGTCAGGACCGTCGGCCGCAGGCTCCCCCGCCGGAACGCCGCGATTCCCGCCCGGTGCTCGCCGCCACCGGCGTCACCATCTCGTACGGTCCGCACGATGTCCTCCTCGACGGCGATCTCACCGTGTACCGCGGCGAGTGCGTCGCCGTTCGCGGCGAGTCGGGAGCGGGGAAGAGCAGTCTCGCCCGGTGTCTCGCCGGTCTCCAGTCGCCTCGTGCCGGTTCGCTGACTCTCGAGGGAAGTCCCGTGCCCTGGTCCGCCGGAGCGCGGCGGGGAACCGCTCGAATCGGCGTGGCCTACGTCGAGCAGGATTCACAGGCCGCGCTCGCGCCGTGGGAGACGGTCGCGCGAACCCTGCATCGGGCACGGGCAGCCGCGCGCCGTCACGGCCTGTCACCCCTGGACGAGTCGACGCTCCTGGCCGCCGCGGG
This genomic stretch from Actinoalloteichus hoggarensis harbors:
- a CDS encoding ABC transporter ATP-binding protein, yielding MTLLRPVRGTLAVAVVLQALAAALTVIPLIMVSEIGMVLLDRSSDTTVWPSVAVGVAATIAALLLSAAANLMSHLADNRLQHHLRGGMAERLSRVPLGRLLADGPTRFGKVLHDDVHSLHHLVAHALLDIVSLVVTPLTALVYLLLIDWRLALISMIPLLLGVVLFARAMSGSADQFADYARAQQEINAGVSEFVDGIAVVKTFGAHRRAHRRFLAAADAFHDFFSTWAGRTTTITAASQSVVSAPAVLILVMCAGAVMIIAGWMPAAAIVPFALLAPPLAAPMATIGTRLQNLRGGMSAARAVTELLNEPVLPAPSGPGRIEGTEVRVKEVSFAYRADADDVLRGVSLDLRPGTVTALVGPSGAGKSTLAMLVARFHDVTAGSITLGGTDVRDLDTTTLYRNIGFVFQDVALLRTSVLENIRLGRPEATEAEVRAAAEAARIHERILAAPRGYDSVIGTELRLSGGEAQRLSIARALLADTPLLILDEATALADPHAEAQIQDALSALTAHRTLLVIAHRLSTITRADQILVLDEGRVVERGRHDDLLAARGRYARMWQAQQRPASVPDPIRVAAPGSAQADEELST
- a CDS encoding ferric reductase-like transmembrane domain-containing protein, whose product is MPTRPEPRRRPNETTTDPSVSTGEGRGRSGRAPSGFAADLRGSALDLGIALLITASVFVFLYLRVRAGHSDTVSVIPYMADADRYWVYFLSQAFGWSALLWAYLAVVLGLLVSGPRPGWLRWQPARIERLHRTTSLSVLSLTAAHALLYAVQVVRDRAPAAWGERILAAFVRAFVPGGHDGSTGWIAMPIGQAAFYLAIPLGLAYYFRRRIGARAWRVLHRFIIVVYALSVWHTLLYSTNVWYEGWPRTVLWLLQVPIALLLLWRLIRPARRGERLDMAAERQGLLPAWSRLAGRILVAVIAVLLIVVAVTGLDGGRLRPEHGGEVHDHADPHEHEDSG
- a CDS encoding TetR/AcrR family transcriptional regulator, with translation MPAAGLDRAAVVRAALDIAAEGGFASMSMRVLAERLAVTPMAIYRYVENREALNRLVADEAGKLIRPRLDPAAPWHRNARAWAHAQRSGLRRFPGLAAWLTANGPAGEQAYRLLDDLAEGMVRARFDDETAARTCALIMSWVFSRVSVEDAADARARQAMPDRARAFVSGLSTVDPARYPAAARVGDRFFTLGMDTVFESGLDALLDGCRHRAGESIESEAGSPPAGAG
- a CDS encoding ABC transporter substrate-binding protein, which gives rise to MVELDRRRFLGLGAFTAAVLASGLAGCGTAAPAPTTGRLRAAFPGGGAGETLNYLVGPTALDFVRARLVHAALGMIDVTEADGVRYGALESIDISDDLMTYTLRVRPNITFTDGSPLTSDDILYSLRAPALLQGLPFTQIVGRDFDLDAAAIEDDHTLILPTRHPVADGRLLLCQSMLAIKAGTTEFTIDTPSCGPFVISAFQAGQETLLTRNPDYFGAVIGDEPTLDEIQLLSIADDDARAAALTGGQADFISGITPALARNLDGTEGVHVTTGELPYASYLRFTMNPNFEPFADVRVRQAFKLAVDRQAIVDNVYYGRAYVGNDVPALGFPTYHSALEQRAYDPDAARDLVEQAGHSGMSVELTVGPELPGMVETATLIVENLRSIGVDAVLVELPAGQLFADYEAYTALPFAAGYNPAALFEPNHTPGVLPEVDALVITARGGATAEERLTASHQAQQLLWADGNQIGPVFVPGIDAAVDAVSGVRDQQFPDLTIARLTA
- a CDS encoding ABC transporter permease, which gives rise to MRTTDGVLAFVVSRLLVAVVTLGVLSVVVFWATEVLPGDAVGVLSGSDATEAERAAVRDALGLDRPAPERYLDWIGGALRGDLGVSMVSGRPVDEILLPRLVNTLVLVGTAVVLIAVVSVTIGLLAGMRANRALDRVLSSATMGLIATPDFLLATLLLTVFATMLGVLPAVSLVPLGDFAWQHVELLVLPTAALVLGGLGGTTRLVRSSVISVVRSPYIENARLNGARGLHLALAHVLPNALGPGVQALAIMAAGLLGGGIVVETLFNYPGIGFELTQAVATRDVPVVAGLSLALSACTLVILLLGDLTARLLGGRARRGDGE
- a CDS encoding ABC transporter permease; translation: MRAVRHIVGVVLFAVLLFGLLGPFLPLGSTTAVQGAPFASASVAHPLGTDFLGRDTLARVAAGGQTLILQALAATAAVSVVGILLGAATGMAAGRRAAVPLRVLDGLSALPPLFVLVLLASGSPGDDLLVVAAIATVTTPFSVRVIREATHQIRDTAFARTAWARGDGVLHRLRHDVLPGIAEAVWADAGVRFVAAVQLAATAGFLGLTAGAPTANWGRMVRENLVGATINPLPVLVPSILIIALALGFTLLTDRLSARTGADISGAAVV
- a CDS encoding ABC transporter ATP-binding protein; translated protein: MTIDELSVHAGDRPIVDSVSLHVTPGEIVGLGGRSGAGKTTLLHTMIGRLGAGLRQTAGDIRVCGEDPSCPEGRRRLRGTQVTFLPQDAAGALNPARRVHWHLDQMLRRTRPALSRAQRAAEIAEILDTVRLSPGLLRSYPTELSGGQAQRVALAAALLPRPRLLLLDEPTSNVSAATARELAAVLGQAAVLGQASEIGQAAGPMSIVMVSHDRDLLAGLAHRVHHVADGRIVPTPRQDRRPQAPPPERRDSRPVLAATGVTISYGPHDVLLDGDLTVYRGECVAVRGESGAGKSSLARCLAGLQSPRAGSLTLEGSPVPWSAGARRGTARIGVAYVEQDSQAALAPWETVARTLHRARAAARRHGLSPLDESTLLAAAGLSPSIVERTPRQLSGGQRQRVNLIRALTCRPEVLICDEVTASLDEDSEARVLDVLDELRARLGLAVVLITHNDRVAARASRSLLLAESRLR